The sequence CGCAGAGCCGAGACATTCCACTTTACTTCCACAACCGAGCTATCGTCTTCACAATCAACGGGATACACTGGAAGACACTCCTTCGGCGTGACCACGTGAGCTCGCTGCCGATGCAGCATAGCAGAAATGATGCCGCATGTCAATATTGCATCCGCATATCAATCATGCATCTTCATATCAATGATGGGCGCTCACGCCGCACGCTGTCGATGGGATCGCCGACATGCTATTCTGTACACGATGCGTACCCCGCTCCTCCTCACCCTCCTGCTGCTCGGCTGCCTCCAGGCTGCGATCGCGCCTGTCACGTCGCCTGTCCAGGTCGAGCGGAGCCTGCAGTTGCGCGGCGGCCCCGTCGAGGCCCCGCCCGCGCCGGCCGACAACACGACCACGCTCAAGCGGCTGAACGATACGTCACGACAGTCGGCCCTGACCGGCGACGGGAAGCTGCAGAAGGGCATCCTCGCCGGGGCGCTGCACCATGTGCCCGCTGCTGATGCGGCGTCATCGCGAATGGACGTCGCCGGGCCGTCCACTGCCGAATCCATCCACCAGCGCCCGCCGAAGCCGCGGGCTCCGCCGTTCGCTCCTTCCTGCTAGTCGCTGACGAATGTTCACCGTCGAAGTGATCAAGGCCACGGTCGGCCCGATGCCGGCCACAGGGAGGAGACTGCAATGTCGAACCGCGAAGAACTCGATACCGACAGGAAGACCAGCGACCCGTCCAAGCCGAAGACGTGGCAGCAGAAGTATGGAGCCGCGCTGATGCTGGTCGGCTTTGGATTGCTGATGGTCCTGATGGTCGTGATGCAGAAGTCGATGCAGTAGCGATGGTGCGGGTGGGCCGGAGGGGACTCCGGCCCACCGCTTGACTTGCGCCGGCGCAATTGTCCCGATTCAGCGGATCAGCGCCAGACTCACCGTCTCCACCATGCCCCCCGACTCGAGGCGCGCGAAGTAGCTGCCGGAGCCCACCGCGCGACCCGCCGCATCGCGCCCGTCCCAGTTCACCTGCTGCGATCCCGCAGGCAATCCGCCATCGACGAGCGTCCGCACGAGACGACCGGCCAGGTCGTGGACGCTCAACCGCACGTGCGATGCTTCTTGCAGTGCGAAGCGGATGGTCGTCCGGGGATTGAACGGATTGGGCGCAGCGCCCAGATGCGCGCGGAGGCCTGCCACCGGCACGCGCGAGGTTTCCGCAAGAACTTCCAGCACCTGCACGCCGCTGCCGCCGCAGGCGACCGCGACGTGGCGGCCAATCGCCTGCGCCTGGATCGCGAAGCCCACGGTGGCGAATGACGTGACGAGGGTAGGCGCCGCTGGATCCGCGACGGAGACGACGGCCAGGCCCGCGTCGCCGGCCGCCACCAGGGCCAGGTCGCCGACCAGGCTCACCTCCGTCGCGAGTCCGCTTGTCGGCAGGGTCGCCATCAGGAACGGCGCGCCCGGGTCGGCAACGTCGAGCAGCACCACGCCGCCGGTGCCGTCGGCCACCACGCAGAGATCGCCCGCGACCGCCAGGCCGTTGGCTTCGCCGGCGGTATCGAAGAAGCCCACTTCCACCGGCAGCAGCGGATTGCCGACATCGATGATTCGCACGCCGGACAGGTAGTCGGCGACATAGGCGTACGCGCCCTGCACGACCACGTCGCTGGCGAAGTCGGGCGTGTCCACGGCGCCGACGAGGAGCGGCGCGGCGGCATTGCTGATGTCGATCACGTGCAGGCCGAACGCCTTGTCCGCCACGTAGGCATGGGTGCCGGCGACATCGACGCTGAGGGCCAGGCCCGGGGTGTCGACGGCGCCCACCTCGACCAGGCTTGTCGGCGTGGACAGGTCGATGATGCGCAGGCCCGACGTGCGGTCGACCAGGTACGCCAGGGAACCGACGATGACGGCGTTGCGCGCGAACGCCGGCGTGTCCAGGGTGTCGAGCGCCACGGGCGCCAGCGGGTCGGCCAGGTCGAGCAGCACGACGCCGGCATTGTGATCGGCCACCAGGCACAGGTTGCCGGACACCGCCACGCCGTACGCCTGGCCGGGAGTGTCGACGATCGAGGCCGGCAGCGGCGGCACCAGCACCTGGGCCGCGGCCGGCAAGGCGCACAGGGCCAGGAAGCTCGCGGCAGCGGCGGCGACCACGAGGCGGCAGGGGGCCATGGTGACGTCCTCGGTTCAAGGAGAGAGGGTCGCGCCGGGCTGCTGGATCTGCGGCCCGGCCGTCGCTTCGCCATCTTATACCATTTCTATACCATACGCAACGACAATCGTTTACGGCCTTTAATCACCTCATATGAATCATTCTATTGCTTTTATGTCTAGCATATGTATAATTTCTTCCCCGCTTGGGGCCCCAGGGAATCGACGGTTCAATGAGAGGAAGACAACCGTGAGGAAGACCTTCGGAACCACCGCGCTGCTCGCCTGCGCGTTGACGTTGCTGCTCGCTTCATCCGACGCCGAGGCTTCCAGCCTGGGTCGGCTGCACCGCGAGCGCCTGGAAGTCGGGCGCGCGCTCATCGAGGCCCAGTCCTCGAACTGGCAGGCGATCCTGCCGTACTACACCGCGGACATCGAGTACCACGACCCGGTCGTCGATATCTACGGCATCGACATGATGACGGAGTTCCTCGGTCGGCTGTTCACCAGCTCCGGGGACCTGGTCACGACCATCGAGGACGAGACCCTGCTCAACGGCGTGTACTCGGCGAGCTGGACGATGGTGGGCCAGTTCAACGGCGTTCCCTACAGCGCCAAGGGCATCTCGATCATCAAGTTCCGCGGCCTGAGCAAGCGCGTGTACTACCAGCGCGACTACTACTCAGAGAACGACATCATGATCAACATTCCCGGCCTCGACCAGGCGGCGATCGGGTTCCGGACGTACTACCGCTGCGCCGTGGATCCCACGTTCGAGTGCCCCCTCGAGACCGCCGCGACCACGATCAAGCCGACGGACAACCTGCCGAGCGCGGACAAGAGCTGGAACTCGATTGTTTCGGCGATCCGGCTCCGTCGGGAGCGCCTGGAGATCGGCCGCGCTCTCATCGAGATCAACAACGCGGACTGGCAGTCGCTGCTGCCCTACTACACCAACGACATCGAGTACCACGACCCGATCGTCGACATCTACGGCATCGACACGCTGGTGCCGTTCCTGGGCCGGCTCTTCGCCAGCTCCGGGGATCTCATCACCACGGTCGAGGACGAGTCGCTGGTCGACGGTGTCTACACGGCGACCTGGACGATGGCCGGACTGTTCAACGGCATCCCGTACAGCGCCAAGGGCATGTCGATCCTGAAATTCCGCCCCGGGAGCGCGCAGGCCTACTACTCGCGGGACTACTACACCGAGGGTGACATCATGGCCACCGTCCCGGGCCTGGACCAGGCGATCGGCGGGTTCCGCACGTACTACCGGTGCGCGGTGGATCCCACCTTCACCTGCCCCCTGCCCCCGGCGGGGACCCTCGAGGCCGGGAACGGCAAGTCCGACGGCCCGCAGTCCGCCTCCGCGTTCAGCCTGCGGCAGAACGCGCCGAACCCCTTCAACCCGACCACGGAGATCTCCTTCGTGGTGCCCGACGGGGGCGCGAACGTCTCGCTGCGCGTCTATGACATCACCGGGCGCCTGGTGCGGACGCTGGTCGAGGGGAACGAGCCCGCGGGCACGCGGTCGGTCACCTGGTCCGGCGAGAACGACCGGGGGCAGCCGGTGCCCAGCGGTACGTACTTCTATCACCTGACGGGGCCGTCGTTCTCCGAGAAGAAGAAGATGGTGTTGCTGAAGTAGCGGACGATGGAACGGAGAGGATGAACCGGCCTCCTGGAGTCGATCCGGGGGGCCGGTTCCGTTCCTACGCAGTGATCCCTGCCGCGGACGATTTGCGCGACGAACGCGCAATGAGGTTCTCGAGGTAGCGCGACCTGAACTGCCGCGAAGCCAGCGCCTGCTTCACCGGCGGCAGCCGCAGGATGACGCCCAGCACCGCCGCCAGCGCGCGGTGGTTCCAGAACACCCGCTGGTCGAAAATGAGGTCCTGCAGGTCGCCGCGCTCGATGGCCATCAGCACCACGCGGTGGGTCGAGTTGACCGGGGTGATCACCCTCGCCGCCCGCGACTTCAGCGACAGCCCATCCCGCGAACAGGCCCGCACGCACACGCCGCAGCCGAGGCAGATGTCCTCGTCCACCTGCGCCCGCCGGCGTTCCGGCCGGTTCGGGTCCCCGGCCGCCGCGACCGAGAGTGCCTCCACCGGGCAGGCGGCGACGCATTTGCCGCAGCCGTTGCAGCGTTCGGCATCGACCTCGGGCAGGAAATTGGTGGTGTGCACCGGGTTGAGGCGGCCGAACTTGCGCGCGGCGATCATCGCCTCGCAGCAGCAGCTGCAGCAATTGCAGATGAAGTTGACGCCCTCGCGCACGTTCTCGCCGAACTGCACCAGGCTCCGCTCACGGGCCTGCTCGAGCAGGTCGAGTCCCTCCTGGACGTCCATCACGCGGGCATGGCCGTGGCGGATCAACGAATCGGCCGAGGCGTTGAAGGTCATGCAGATGTCGAGCGGTGCGTCGCAGGCGCGATCGAGGTGCGCCATCTTGTGGCGGCAGTAGCACATTCCCACGCCGCGATGCCGGGCCGTGCGGATCACCTCGCCGGCACGCTCGTAGTCCAGGACGTGCACGGCGTTCGCCGCGGTCAGCGCCGCTTCGTTGACGAAGACGCGGCCGAGCTGCGTCTCGCCGCCGGTGAACAGCGCGCGGATGAACTCTTCCTCGACGTTCAGGTACTGGTGGAACAGTTCGCTCAGCGCCTTCTGGTCGATGTCGCCGCGCACGCGCATGAGGGAGAACTCGAAGAAGCCGGCCATGGGCGGCGGCAGGGTGTAGATGGTGCCCCGCCTGGTCTGCGTGTCGACGAGGAGGGCCCGCTCGGCCAGCGACTCCAGCGTCCGGCGCGTTTCGGCCAGGTCCAGCTTCCAGACGCGGCTCGCGGTCTCGGCGGTGAAGGGCTTGATTGGCAGCAGCGCCACCAGCCGAGCTTCCTTCTCGTCGAACAGGATCTGCAGGATGCTGTACAGCGTGTCGGACGTGGGTGCGCCCTGGGGAAAGCGGTTGAGGCGATCCACCAGTTCGGCATAGCCCGACTTCAGCGTGGTGTGGGACATGTCGACGGTCCTCCAGGAACGTGACCTTCACTCACCGACGACCCAGCCAGCCCCCGTACAGCTCCGGACGCCTGTCGCGCAGGAACAGGCGACGCGCGTGCGAGCGCGCGGCCTCCGACAGGTCGACATCGCACAGCAGGATCTCGTCGTCCGTGGCGCCGGCCCGTGCCAGCACACGTCCATCCGGGGCGCAGACAAAGGAGCCCCCGCCGAACGTGAGCCGCCCTTCGGGCCCAACCCGGTTGCAGAGCGCCGTGAAGTAGCCGTTCTGGAAGGAAGCCACCTGCAGCTCGGCTTCGTAAAGACCCTCGGGCCATTCGCCGACCGTGCCCGCCTGCGGCACAACGACGAGCTCGGCGCCGCCGATGGCCAGCGCCCGCATGTACTCGGGATAGTGGCGGTCGTAGCAAATGGCCACGCCCAGCCGTCCGAAGCGCGTAGCGTACACCGGGGCGCCGGTATCCCCCGGCGCGTAGTAGCCCTGCTCGTGGAAGCCGTCGTAGTCGGTGATGTGGATCATGCGCGTCGTGCCCAGCAGCGCGCCGTCGGCATCGATCACCGGCGAGGCGTCCCAGGTGCGGCCGTCGGCGCTCCGCTCGAACAGGTTCGGGACGCAGACGACGCCGAGCTCGGCCGCCAGCGCCTGGAACGCCGAGGTGACGGGGCCGGGAATCGGCTCGGCATTGTCCAGGGACTCGGGCGTGGCCGGGAACTGCGGATGGAACCGCTCGAAAGCGAGTTCCGCAAAGGTGATCACGCGGGCGCCCCGCCGCGCGGCCTCGCGCGCTGCGGCGAGGCCGCGCTCCAGGTTGTTGCCCCGGTCGGCCGAGGCCGATTGCTGGATGAGGGCGATGATCACGCTAGCGGACCAGCCCGAGCCGTGCCGTCTCCACCTTCCCGCCGCACTCCAGGCGCGCCAGGTAGCTGCCCGAGCCGACGTCGCGGCCGGCCTCATCGCGCCCGTCCCAGACGGCGTCATGGCGGCCCGCGTCGAGATTGTCGTCGACCAGCGTGCGCACCAGCCGTCCGGCCAGGTCGAAGACCTGCAGCTGCGCGCGTCCGGCGGTCGGGAGCTGGAAACGGATCGTTGTCTGCGGATTGAACGGGTTGGGATAGACGCTGCCGCGGCTCAGCATGACCGACGGCGTGGGCTCGGGCGCCGCCGTGATCGTCGGGATGTGGTAGGCGAAATCGACGAGCCCGAGCGCCGGGTCATCGACCTGGTGGTAGACGTGGGGCTCGACTTCACCATCGTTGAACGCGTAGCCCCAGAAGTTGCCCTGCGCCATCTGCGGGAACGGCGTGTTGTTGTAGAAGCCGTAGCTCTGCCCGTTCAGCGCGTTGAGGACGATGAAGTTGCCGCCGTCGTCGTCCACGCTGCCGTTGTCCAGGTTGCCGAGGTTCGGCCGACCGCCGTTGATCGCCGCCACGCCGTACCAGTGCCCGTAGATCCGGTTGCCCGTGAGGATGGGTGCGTTGTTGCCGTTGCAGGCCACGCCGAAGCCCCAGTTCACCTGGTCGGGATGGATGGTGTTGTTCCAGATCCGGTTCGCCTTGATGACGGGGTTCGCGCCGGTCGAGTAGCACAGGATGCCGTAGCCGCAGCCTTCGATGGTGTTGTTGTCGATCGTGGCACTGCTCGCGGCCCAGATCGAGATGCCGCCGCTCATGTGATGGCCGCTGCCGATGATGTGGCAATCGCGGATGACCGGCGAATTGACGCCCTGCAGCCCGACATTGATGTACGGGTACGGCGACGTGTTCTGGATGTTGTTGTTCTCGAACAGGCAGCCCTCGATCAGCGGCGACGACGTGAGCGTGGCCGTGATCGTGCGCGTCTGGTTGTCGCGGATGGTGCAGCGCAGCACGCTTCCGCTGGCCGTCGAGAAATCGAGCGCGCGGTTCGAGCAGTGGTGGATGGTGCTGTCCTCGACGAGGATGTCGGCGCCGAAGACGTCGACACCGATGTCGGCGTACCCGATCTCGCACCAGGCCAGGTGGAACGCGGAGCCCACCGCCGTGTCCTCGAAGTCGAACCCGCGCCAGGCGCCGGGCGTTGCGGCGGTCGCCGTGAAGATGATCGGCTGGCTCTCGGTGCCCACGGCCTCGAGGCTGCCGTTGACCTCGATACCCACCGCATTGCCGCCGAAGAACTGCAGCGTGGTCCCGGCGGCGATCGTGACCCGGTCGCCGACGGCGATGATCACGGCATCGTTCACGGCGTAGCTGCTGCCCCCGCCGGTGACGGCGCCGGCCGAGGCGGCGACGAGGTCATCGAGGGTCCAGTCGACGCCCGAGCCCGGCGTGGTGTAGGCGGCGTGGGCGGTGGCGGCGAGGATGAGGGTGGCCAGCGTGATGGCGGCCACCTGGGCCAGGGCGCGGACGGATTTCATGGCGAGGCCTCCGCGGGGAGAATGACTCTTGCGGCAGGGGGCCGCGCGACAACGGCGGCGGCCCGGCTGCGTTCACGATCGTCGGAGCAGTGGGGTCATCATAGCATGGATGGGAACCGAATACAGTTGGATTGCAGCCAGGAAGACTACTGACAAGCCGCCCCAACCCCCATGGCCAGGCGAGGGATATCGCTCAGGTTGACCCGCCCGTCGAACATGAGATCGGACCGGAGCGGATTCGCCCTGCTTGCGAAGTCGGCGGCGAACAGCGGGATGTCCGCCAGGTTGACCGTACCGTCACCATTGATGTCGGCACTGTTGTGGCTCAGGGGAAGGCCAACGGGGGATCCCACCGCTGCACCGTTGACGACGACCAGCGTCCTGGAAGTCGACCAACCGCCGGCGCGCAACGGCGCCGTCCAGGTGGTGACGCCGTTGGCGTCGGTGTTGGCGTCGGCGATGGTGCCACCGAGGCACGCCACGAAGTTGCCCGTGCCGGCCGCGACTGCCTTCTCCAGCCACATGTCGCTGGCCGGGAAGTTCACAACCGTGTGACACAGGTGGTCGCTGAGCGTCAGGGTGATCGTGGCATCCACGACACCGCCGAGCGAACGGGCCTCGGTCAGCGGCGAGCCCTGGCCGTTGGGCAGGTTGTACAGCACGATGGTCATTCCCATGGGTGCCGCGATGGTAATGGTCGTACAATCGAAGAACTGGCCGTGGGCGGTGGCGGCCATGGCTGCGATCGTGAGCAGGGCGATGGTCGTGACGCCCATGGATCTTCTAGTCCGCACGTGCACACCTCCGGTGTTGTAGAACTCTATCGGCTCAGCGGATCATTGTCATCCGAAGTGTTTCGACCGTGCCGCCATGCACTAGCCGCGCCAGGTAATGGCCAGAACCGACTTCCCGGCCCGCTGCATCTCGCCCGTCCCACACTGCCTCATGGCTGCCGGCGGCCTGGTAACCGTCGACCAGTGTCCGGACCAGTCGGCCGGAAACGTCGTGAATCGCCAGACTCACCCGGCCCGGGTCAGGCAAGCCGAACCTGATCGTGGCGCGGGGATTGAACGGGTTGGGCACGCACTGGAACTGCGCCAGCGGCCCCGGCACATCCTGCCCGACAGGCGAAACAGCAGACCCGGTGACCTCGATGGCCACGGGCAGCAGGCCCTGGGACAGCCGGGCGCTCGCCTCGGCGCTTTCATAGTCGAGGACGAACTCCTGTGGCCTGCCCGGCGCGTGTCCGACTCCGGGCACGAGCAGCAGGTCGAGCAGGTTCGCGTCGCGATTGCTGGTTGAGCCGCCGCCGAAGTTCCATTCGGTCACCGATCCGTTGACCCACCGCATGCCGCCCAACGTTTCGGAGCCGCCGTAATCGTGACTCGCCATCTGCACACAGACATCCCAGCCACGGATCTGCGCGTCGGAAGGCGCACCCAATACGGCCGGCGCGACCAGCGCCGTCACGGTGTTCGCCTGTGCGTCACCGACAAGCACGATATCCCGGTCACTCGTGCGGGCGTCAACCAGCCACTGCGCCAAGGCGTCGCTGCCGGTGTAAGGCACCACGGCCTTGACCCAGCCGTCGAGGATGACGGCGTAATCCCAGGCATCGCGCGCCGCATAGCCTGCGAACCGATTGGGAAGGGATGCGGTCGACCCGCCGGCGCGCGCATCAATGAGGATATCGATCTTCTGGATACCGAGTTCCCCGTACATTGAATTCCAGTCGACATATCCCGCTTCGCCGACGCCGGGGAACTCGGCGAGGCTGACCTTGAACGCGATCCAGTCAGTCGCCACGCCGCCGGCAAACGTCTGCACGCGCCTTATCTCCAGGCCAGTCAGGTCGAACAAGCCCGGCACGAACAACGGATTGGTCGGATACGTGTAGTAGCGGCGAAGGACGCCAGGCTGGTTCGGCCCGTGATCGTCGCCTTCGGCATCATCGGCGCTGACCAGGGCGGGCGGCGGCACGACCTCGAGCGCGCACACGATCTGTGAGTGCTGCAGGCTGATCCCGTCGTACGCGCGTACGGTCACCGGGTGTCGGCCGCCCGGGTGCAGTTGGGGAACGAAACAACGCAGACTGTAGCGGCCGTCACCCGCGACCGCGTCCCCGTGGGCCGCACTGCCGTCGTCGTGGAGTACCTCATCGGCAGCTCCACCGAGGCTCTCGATATCTGCCACTACGGGACCGATGCCACCACCCATGTCGACAACATCGGCCGCCAGCACGAACCAGCTGCCGGCCGCCAAGGTGTCGGGTGCGGCCGTCACCTGCGCCAACTGCGGCAGCGAAGGGAACTCGGTCCGGACACGGTAGACGGGGCTCCAGGCGCTGAGCGTCATCCGCTGAAGTGCGGTGTCCCAGTCACCGGGTGCGGGATTCTCCCAGTCGAAGTCGAGGTCCAGCGTAGCGTCCGACGGAACCGAATCAAAGGCGGAGCGCTTGACGCCGTCTTCCTGGGTCAGGTAGACCGCGACCATCAGGGAATCGGGGCGGCCGCCGAAGGCACCCCACGGAATGCGCACCGAGTACTGGTCCGCCCGCTTGTCGGTCCATAGTGGGACGACATTGAAGCTACTGGACGCCGACCAGGTGCCCGTGGCCGGATCGTACCATTCCCAGCGGGAGGCCGCACTGTTCCAGCGCCGGCAATCGCCGTAGTCGTTCGCGGAGTACAAGCAGGTGACGGCGTAGTCCGGCTTCAGGGCATGGGCGTACGTGACCGGTTGCACGAACGGGTCCATGGTGGCGCCGGCCGCGTCGAACCGGGTTTCCAGGAGCACGTGCAGGATCAGGCCGTTCCAGTCCGACGAAAACGGAATGTCCAGCCACAATTCGTTCGGGCCGTTGACGACGCGCAGTTCAGTGAGGTCCGTGGGTGCAAACGTGTTGTGGTCGTCTGGCTCTTCCGACCAGACCGGATCGGTGACAACCATCTGTCCCACGGGGGTGATCGTCGCCGCTGCTGCGGCCGCCAGGGTGGCCAGGTACAGCATCACACAGGTGATTCGCAGCATGATCATTCTCCATTGCAGGTCGAATCCGGTCATCGGGCGACATTTTCGGGCAGCGCGCGCGGTGAGTATACAGCAAGCGATGGTGCAATATCACCAATCGCGTGTCTTCACGGCGCCGGCGCAAAAAGAATCACTTCAAGATCGCCCCCGGTTTCGGATTCCTTCGCGTCGCGCCGCTTGTCGCCGACCTGGATCTGCCGGTCCGGCTGCGCGGCCGCCATGGCTGCATCCAGGTTCTTGACGCAGATCGCGCGACCGTCGTCGAGCAGGAACAACTCATCGCCCGGGCCATAGCCGGATAGGCGCAGGGTGCGTGTCTCGAGCAGCCGGCCTTCGGTGTCGAGGACATCGAACGTTTTCGCGCCGGGTTCGGAAGCGCCGCGGGCAGGGCAATAGACGTGCAGTTCACGTCCGTTGAAGCGCAGGCCATCGATGACCGCATCGGTGTCCGCCAAGCGGAAGCTGACCGTCAGTTCGCCCTCGCTGGTGAATACGTAGTTGTTCTTGGCGGCTTCTTTTTCCGCTGGAGTGCGCCGGTGCGGGGCAACAGGACGGGTGATGGTGCGCAACAGGATGCCGTCCTGGTCGCGCACGTCGATCCGCCAGTGATCGCGGTCGGGCGCAAGATACACCTCGCCGCCACGCCCGAGGGCCCAGAATCTGCAACTGGACCACTCGCCGAGTTCGTCGACGGTGATCTCGTTCGAGTTGTCCGACCGGCCCCGATGCGATCCGTAGCAGTGCCGGACCGCACCGTCAGCGCTGATCGAGGCGACGTAGTCGGTATAGTGTTGAACCGGGCTCTCGAAGCGCATCACTCGGCCGGCTACAACCAGATGCCCGTCCCGACCGGCGATCGACAAGAGGCTCGGAAAGACCGTTCCGTCACCGAATGACGGCGCCTGCGGTCGCAGCGATGTCCGTGGTGTGCCATCCAGGCCGACGACCACGATCTCGGCCGGAAAGACCTTCACCAGTCCCAGGCGATCGTCATCCAGAAGTCGCACCGTGTAGACACCATCGATCTCCCCCGGCCCCTCGCCCTGGCGCGCCACGAGCCCCAGGTACTGACCGTCGGGCGAGAACTTCTGCAGCACCTGCTGCTGCATGTCGAGGAGGTAGACGTTGCCGGCCGGATCGGTGGTCGCATCGCAGATGGGACCCTAACACCGGGTCGTCTTCGCCGGAGCCGACACGCCACTGCTCGTGCAGGACGATCTCGCGGTGGACAGGAGACTGTTCGGGAAGCTCGATGACTGGACTTTCGCCGGCAGGAGTCGCCGCCAGCGCCGCGGCCGGGACCAGCAGGAGGAACGGGAACGCATGGCGCGTCGCGAATCCGAGCATTCTTATGACCTCACTCCAGGGGCGTCCGGTTGACCTGGGTGGCCACCGTGTCCGCCGGGTCGAAAATGAATTCCACCTGATCGCGCGGCCCGGACAACTGGATCAGGCGCAGCAGTCCGGCGTCCGTGTAGCAGGTGGTGCAGTATTCGATGCGCGCTCCGCGGATGTGCGCCTTCCACCCCGCGGCACCAATGGCCGGCAGACTGACTCCTTCGGGGATATCATCGTACTCGTAGTATTCGAACGAGAGGCGATCCCACAGGCCGCCAGCGCCGGGAGTTCCCTTCACATGCAGGTACGGGTGCGAATAGCGCGGATTCGGCAAGTTGATCGTGTCGAGGTAAAGCAGCAGGTCGTACTCGTAGTCCCGACAGTCCGTTTCGCCCTCGTAGCAGGTGCGGTAGAGATCACCGACGGGGCCCTCGGCGTAGATGTTGGGCTGAGGTTCTTCGTCGCTGCATCCGCCGACGAGCGTGGCCGCGGCGATGAGCAGAATCGCGATGCGGATCATGTGCAAGTCCTTTTCGCTGGCCTTGTTCCAGGTACCGCCAGTTGATCACACTCCCTTCAGGGAGCGAGCTTCACGACACAGACATCCAACGATCCCGCGCTCGTCAGCACGACACCGCCGAAGTCGATCGAGCCCAGGAACAGCCCGGTCACGCACACGTTCTCCGAGGCGTCGACGGCGACGCCGTAGCCGCTCTGGATCGCGGTGTCGCCGAACCGCCGGCTCCAGACCGGTGCACCATCGGACCCCATCCTGGCGACGAACAGATCTTCCTGACCGGCGCTGGTGAGCAGCCCGCCGCCGAAATCGGCCGAGCCCCGCATGGCTCCGGTGATGATCACGTTTCCCAGCGCATCGACGGTGACGGCTTCAGCGCTCTGATAGTCCGCGTCGCCGTATCGCGCGCGCCAGAGGTAGTCGCCGCCGGGCCCGAACTTGGCCACGAAGATGTCGGTGTCGCCCGCACTCACCAGCGCCCCGCCGTCGAAGTCCATGCTGCCGTTGAATCCCCCCGCGAGGATGACGTTGCCCAGTTCATCGACGGCCGTGACGGCCGTGACCTGCGTGCCGGCGTCCCCGAAGCGCCTGCTCCAGAGGTGTTCGCCTGAGCTTCCGAGCTTCGCCAGGAAGATGTCGTAGTCGCCGGCGCTCGTGAGCGCGCCGCCGCCGAAATCGACGGAGCCGATGAACGCCCCCGCGATCGCCACCTGGCCCGAGTGGTCCACCGCGATGGAAGTGGGGACCTGCAGGTTCGTATCCCCCATGCGACGGCTCCAGAGATGGGCGCCGTTGGCGTCGAACTTCGCGACGAAGATATCCTTGTCGCCGGCGCTCGTGAGCGGCCCGCCGCCGAAGTCGGCAGTGCCCGAGAGGAGCCCCGTGATGATCACCTGCCCCGAGTCATCCACGCCGACCGCAGAGACGTACTGCTGGTTGGCATCGCCGAATCGCCTGCTCCAGATATGGGCGCCGTTCGGGGTGAACTTCGCGACGAAGGCGTCGCCATCGCCGGCATCGACCAGCGCACCGCCGCCGAAATCGACCGCGCCGTGAAGCATTCCCGCGAGAAACACCTGGCCGGCATCGT is a genomic window of bacterium containing:
- a CDS encoding T9SS type A sorting domain-containing protein gives rise to the protein MRKTFGTTALLACALTLLLASSDAEASSLGRLHRERLEVGRALIEAQSSNWQAILPYYTADIEYHDPVVDIYGIDMMTEFLGRLFTSSGDLVTTIEDETLLNGVYSASWTMVGQFNGVPYSAKGISIIKFRGLSKRVYYQRDYYSENDIMINIPGLDQAAIGFRTYYRCAVDPTFECPLETAATTIKPTDNLPSADKSWNSIVSAIRLRRERLEIGRALIEINNADWQSLLPYYTNDIEYHDPIVDIYGIDTLVPFLGRLFASSGDLITTVEDESLVDGVYTATWTMAGLFNGIPYSAKGMSILKFRPGSAQAYYSRDYYTEGDIMATVPGLDQAIGGFRTYYRCAVDPTFTCPLPPAGTLEAGNGKSDGPQSASAFSLRQNAPNPFNPTTEISFVVPDGGANVSLRVYDITGRLVRTLVEGNEPAGTRSVTWSGENDRGQPVPSGTYFYHLTGPSFSEKKKMVLLK
- a CDS encoding 4Fe-4S binding protein — translated: MSHTTLKSGYAELVDRLNRFPQGAPTSDTLYSILQILFDEKEARLVALLPIKPFTAETASRVWKLDLAETRRTLESLAERALLVDTQTRRGTIYTLPPPMAGFFEFSLMRVRGDIDQKALSELFHQYLNVEEEFIRALFTGGETQLGRVFVNEAALTAANAVHVLDYERAGEVIRTARHRGVGMCYCRHKMAHLDRACDAPLDICMTFNASADSLIRHGHARVMDVQEGLDLLEQARERSLVQFGENVREGVNFICNCCSCCCEAMIAARKFGRLNPVHTTNFLPEVDAERCNGCGKCVAACPVEALSVAAAGDPNRPERRRAQVDEDICLGCGVCVRACSRDGLSLKSRAARVITPVNSTHRVVLMAIERGDLQDLIFDQRVFWNHRALAAVLGVILRLPPVKQALASRQFRSRYLENLIARSSRKSSAAGITA
- a CDS encoding carbon-nitrogen hydrolase family protein → MRPAATSARAATWRAWSAAGRWRRHGSGWSASVIIALIQQSASADRGNNLERGLAAAREAARRGARVITFAELAFERFHPQFPATPESLDNAEPIPGPVTSAFQALAAELGVVCVPNLFERSADGRTWDASPVIDADGALLGTTRMIHITDYDGFHEQGYYAPGDTGAPVYATRFGRLGVAICYDRHYPEYMRALAIGGAELVVVPQAGTVGEWPEGLYEAELQVASFQNGYFTALCNRVGPEGRLTFGGGSFVCAPDGRVLARAGATDDEILLCDVDLSEAARSHARRLFLRDRRPELYGGWLGRR
- a CDS encoding right-handed parallel beta-helix repeat-containing protein; the encoded protein is MKSVRALAQVAAITLATLILAATAHAAYTTPGSGVDWTLDDLVAASAGAVTGGGSSYAVNDAVIIAVGDRVTIAAGTTLQFFGGNAVGIEVNGSLEAVGTESQPIIFTATAATPGAWRGFDFEDTAVGSAFHLAWCEIGYADIGVDVFGADILVEDSTIHHCSNRALDFSTASGSVLRCTIRDNQTRTITATLTSSPLIEGCLFENNNIQNTSPYPYINVGLQGVNSPVIRDCHIIGSGHHMSGGISIWAASSATIDNNTIEGCGYGILCYSTGANPVIKANRIWNNTIHPDQVNWGFGVACNGNNAPILTGNRIYGHWYGVAAINGGRPNLGNLDNGSVDDDGGNFIVLNALNGQSYGFYNNTPFPQMAQGNFWGYAFNDGEVEPHVYHQVDDPALGLVDFAYHIPTITAAPEPTPSVMLSRGSVYPNPFNPQTTIRFQLPTAGRAQLQVFDLAGRLVRTLVDDNLDAGRHDAVWDGRDEAGRDVGSGSYLARLECGGKVETARLGLVR